A stretch of the Massilia varians genome encodes the following:
- a CDS encoding NADH:ubiquinone reductase (Na(+)-transporting) subunit F, translated as MDASLAAEIAHKSYSGTGKAGTPRLLNFTLEARAHKEPVWRVDFDDPDETSIYVSSRSGVVLEHRNSTWRLFDLFWMLHIMDYSERTNFNNPLLISNAIGGLWMALTGVWLLFSSLRLAEFVPSRCRRCRSVNLVEGNGTPLRAVEALQGETVFQALAHSGLQLPSNCGGGRSCGLCEVRCLGRAPEPTGADRALLAPQKLAAGYRLACNLPVTRSTDIDVENALASSAERVGVVTGVKPLTPFLREITVRPDRQVKCRPGAYVQIHVPAYVRDPSHLDVPGDHQQDWRAAGSLSALANDAPVRRSYSISIPMECAGSQLTFLVRFMPGERPGRGSGYMYTLKVGNELGFSGPFGDFALKPGSREKVFIGGGAGMAPLRVMIHELLLKGATEQLHFWYGARTRRDAPYVDEMRAFASGHPNFHWHLVLSEEKAENGAPAGLVHEAVLEGLLRRHQDIGSLEFYVCGPPAMLSSTRAMLRSLGVAEADIAYDDFKI; from the coding sequence GTGGACGCCAGCCTGGCTGCGGAGATTGCCCACAAGTCCTATTCGGGAACCGGCAAAGCCGGCACACCGCGCCTGCTGAACTTCACGCTCGAGGCACGTGCACACAAGGAGCCTGTCTGGCGCGTCGACTTCGACGATCCGGACGAAACATCGATCTATGTCTCCAGCCGGTCGGGGGTGGTGCTCGAACACAGGAACAGTACCTGGCGCCTGTTCGACCTGTTCTGGATGCTCCACATCATGGACTATAGCGAGCGGACCAATTTCAACAATCCCTTGCTAATCTCCAATGCGATCGGCGGACTGTGGATGGCACTGACTGGAGTCTGGCTGCTGTTCTCCAGTCTCCGGCTCGCAGAATTTGTGCCGAGCCGCTGTCGCCGGTGCCGTAGCGTCAATCTGGTGGAGGGAAACGGAACGCCCCTGCGCGCGGTGGAAGCACTCCAGGGCGAGACCGTGTTTCAGGCGCTCGCCCACTCGGGCCTGCAGTTGCCGTCGAACTGCGGCGGAGGCCGAAGCTGCGGACTGTGCGAGGTGAGATGCCTTGGCCGCGCGCCCGAACCTACCGGCGCCGACCGCGCGCTGCTGGCGCCACAGAAGCTCGCGGCGGGATACAGGTTGGCCTGCAACCTTCCGGTGACGCGCAGTACCGATATCGACGTCGAGAATGCCCTTGCATCCTCTGCCGAGCGGGTTGGCGTGGTCACCGGCGTCAAGCCGCTTACGCCGTTCCTTCGAGAGATCACGGTGCGTCCGGACAGACAGGTGAAATGCCGGCCAGGCGCCTATGTCCAGATCCACGTTCCCGCGTATGTGCGTGATCCCAGCCACCTAGATGTCCCTGGCGACCATCAGCAGGACTGGCGCGCCGCAGGTTCGCTGTCGGCGCTTGCCAACGATGCGCCCGTTCGAAGGTCGTACTCGATATCGATTCCCATGGAGTGCGCCGGCTCGCAGTTGACCTTCCTGGTCCGCTTCATGCCGGGGGAACGGCCGGGACGGGGATCAGGCTACATGTACACCCTCAAGGTGGGCAACGAGCTTGGCTTCAGCGGGCCGTTCGGCGACTTTGCGCTGAAGCCGGGATCGCGCGAGAAGGTGTTCATCGGCGGCGGCGCCGGGATGGCGCCATTGCGTGTAATGATCCATGAGCTGCTGCTAAAGGGAGCGACCGAGCAGCTGCACTTCTGGTATGGGGCGCGCACCCGGCGCGATGCTCCTTATGTGGACGAAATGCGGGCATTTGCATCGGGGCACCCAAACTTCCACTGGCACCTGGTACTGTCTGAGGAAAAAGCGGAGAACGGCGCGCCCGCGGGGCTGGTACATGAGGCCGTGCTGGAGGGCCTGCTTCGCAGGCACCAGGACATTGGATCGCTCGAGTTCTACGTCTGCGGCCCGCCGGCGATGCTGTCGAGTACCCGGGCAATGCTACGCAGTCTTGGAGTCGCGGAGGCTGACATCGCCTACGACGATTTCAAAATCTGA
- a CDS encoding TolC family protein, translated as MYSIFTSRHEVPARPARSGHALIVALFLFASVGASAAPDRLTLNEALRLATSVSASAKAARVSVAASEHAAARAGQLPDPTLKLGIDNLPVTGPERFRPNADFMTMRRIGIEQQWISRDKRQARSELARRSVEAVEAARLDKLANIRVETAKAWLTVLYKQRALGLSSSIAREMASELSALQAAHRGAKASASDVLQARNELLLSGDGVDAAEQDLQTALLQLRRWIRTETKAVSDEAPNLEIAVNRFAMPNLERNHPAILSARRAVDLADADAGAAVHESRPDWSFEAGFAQRSSQYSNMVSFGVSIPLTVNRTQRQDREIAEKAELGTRARLEYEEALLETQSLTEAQLGQLDSLNRRIARLQKELLPTATQQVEIALADYRGGTGTLTAVFRARRAALERRLQVNALELEAGMSWAELELRLIPPDMASAGRVGQ; from the coding sequence ATGTATTCTATTTTCACGTCACGTCATGAGGTGCCGGCCAGGCCTGCACGCTCCGGTCACGCCCTGATCGTGGCCTTATTTTTGTTTGCTTCCGTGGGCGCGTCAGCCGCGCCGGATCGGCTCACCCTGAACGAAGCCTTGCGGCTTGCAACGTCCGTATCGGCATCTGCAAAAGCGGCGCGAGTCTCGGTCGCGGCCAGCGAGCATGCTGCCGCGCGCGCAGGCCAGCTGCCCGATCCCACCCTGAAATTGGGCATCGATAACCTGCCCGTAACGGGCCCCGAGCGCTTCCGTCCCAATGCCGATTTCATGACGATGCGCAGGATCGGCATCGAACAGCAGTGGATTTCCCGCGACAAGCGGCAGGCCAGGTCGGAGCTGGCACGCCGTTCAGTCGAGGCCGTCGAGGCGGCCCGGCTGGACAAGCTTGCGAATATCCGGGTCGAGACCGCGAAAGCCTGGCTGACCGTGCTGTACAAGCAGCGCGCACTCGGCCTGTCCAGCTCTATTGCACGGGAAATGGCAAGCGAGCTTTCCGCCCTCCAGGCGGCGCATCGCGGGGCCAAGGCCTCCGCCAGCGACGTGCTGCAGGCAAGGAACGAACTGCTGCTCAGCGGCGACGGCGTCGATGCGGCCGAGCAGGACCTGCAGACCGCGCTCCTCCAGCTGCGCCGTTGGATCCGCACCGAAACCAAAGCCGTGTCCGATGAGGCGCCGAACCTCGAGATAGCGGTGAACCGCTTCGCCATGCCGAACCTGGAGCGGAATCACCCGGCCATCCTCAGCGCGCGCCGTGCCGTCGACCTGGCCGATGCCGACGCCGGCGCGGCCGTACACGAGAGCCGTCCCGACTGGTCGTTCGAAGCCGGCTTCGCCCAGCGCAGCAGCCAGTATTCGAACATGGTCTCGTTCGGCGTCAGCATCCCCTTGACAGTCAATCGAACGCAGCGCCAGGATCGCGAGATCGCGGAGAAGGCCGAACTGGGCACGCGGGCAAGGCTGGAGTACGAGGAAGCGCTGCTTGAGACACAATCGTTGACCGAGGCCCAGTTGGGGCAGCTCGACAGTCTGAATCGCCGCATCGCGCGGCTCCAGAAGGAATTGCTGCCGACTGCGACCCAGCAGGTCGAGATCGCACTGGCCGATTATCGCGGCGGAACCGGAACACTGACCGCGGTATTCAGGGCCAGGCGTGCCGCCCTTGAGCGCAGGCTGCAGGTCAATGCGCTCGAACTGGAGGCGGGGATGAGTTGGGCGGAACTGGAGCTGCGCCTGATCCCACCGGACATGGCAAGTGCAGGGAGGGTCGGCCAATGA
- a CDS encoding efflux RND transporter periplasmic adaptor subunit, which translates to MKRSHITRILLLTFAGGLIGYGGYWLGVNKPVRTSGEHAGHNAPAAAPSDSGKRVLYWHDPMVPGKRFDKPGKSPFMDMQLVPVYADEGETAGVRIAPTLQQNLGIRFATVRREEVADSLDLVGTTQFDTSREEVIQSRTAGYIDRLHVRAPLQQVKRGQSVASVFVPEWIAPQEEYLALKRGGDAALATAARQRMRALSIPDSLVTELERTGRMQTHQLLTSPVSGIVSELGVREGAQVTPGMTIAKVIGLQTVWLLAEVPEALIGSARAGMRVSATADGEARRTHEGKVREILPGVNAATRTAQARIELDNRDASLMPGMLMRVRLSAAVAKPRLIVPTEAVIASGTRSTVLVAQGDRLRPVVVTTGREIGDATEILSGLEEGQKVVASGQFLIDSEANLKSVLPKFAGEAPAARADGGIGQAPAADRMDAMKKPPAAPARAQKPGKATATVHTAVGKVEEVSADAITLSHGPVATLQWPPMTMDFMKPAPDAFKDIKAGQTVEFDFIEGADGYLLKRVVVTKGGKQ; encoded by the coding sequence ATGAAACGCTCCCATATAACGAGAATTCTCCTCCTCACCTTTGCGGGTGGCTTGATCGGCTATGGTGGCTACTGGCTGGGCGTGAACAAGCCTGTACGCACCTCAGGCGAACACGCTGGCCACAATGCGCCCGCCGCTGCCCCGTCGGATTCGGGCAAGCGCGTCCTGTATTGGCACGACCCGATGGTCCCCGGCAAACGCTTCGACAAGCCAGGCAAGAGCCCGTTCATGGATATGCAGCTGGTCCCGGTGTATGCCGACGAGGGCGAGACGGCCGGGGTCCGAATCGCGCCGACGCTCCAGCAGAACCTCGGCATTCGCTTCGCTACAGTGCGGCGCGAGGAAGTCGCCGACTCGCTCGACCTGGTGGGGACCACCCAGTTCGATACCAGCCGCGAGGAGGTGATCCAGAGCCGTACTGCCGGCTACATCGACAGGCTCCACGTCCGCGCACCACTCCAGCAGGTCAAACGCGGCCAGTCCGTTGCCTCGGTGTTCGTCCCGGAATGGATTGCGCCACAGGAGGAATACCTCGCGCTCAAGCGCGGAGGCGACGCAGCCCTTGCTACTGCTGCACGCCAGCGCATGCGCGCACTCTCGATCCCCGACTCCCTTGTCACGGAGCTGGAGCGTACCGGACGTATGCAGACGCACCAGCTACTCACCTCCCCCGTTTCCGGGATCGTCAGCGAACTCGGGGTGCGCGAAGGGGCCCAGGTCACACCCGGCATGACGATCGCCAAGGTGATCGGCTTGCAGACTGTCTGGTTGCTTGCGGAGGTGCCGGAAGCCCTGATCGGCTCCGCGCGAGCCGGCATGCGGGTGAGCGCGACGGCGGACGGCGAAGCCAGGCGCACCCATGAAGGCAAGGTGAGGGAAATCTTGCCTGGCGTGAATGCCGCGACCCGGACCGCCCAGGCCCGTATTGAACTGGACAACCGCGACGCATCGCTGATGCCTGGCATGCTGATGCGCGTCCGGCTTAGCGCTGCGGTAGCGAAGCCCCGCTTGATAGTGCCGACCGAAGCAGTGATCGCGTCGGGTACTCGCTCCACCGTACTGGTCGCACAGGGCGACCGGCTGCGTCCTGTGGTCGTTACAACCGGTCGCGAGATCGGTGACGCCACCGAGATTCTCAGCGGTCTGGAAGAAGGCCAGAAAGTCGTCGCCTCGGGCCAGTTCCTGATCGATTCCGAAGCAAACCTGAAATCGGTCTTGCCCAAATTTGCGGGTGAGGCACCGGCGGCACGCGCCGATGGCGGCATTGGCCAGGCGCCTGCAGCCGACCGCATGGACGCGATGAAGAAACCGCCCGCCGCTCCTGCACGGGCGCAGAAGCCAGGCAAGGCCACTGCAACCGTGCACACGGCGGTTGGCAAGGTGGAGGAGGTTTCGGCTGATGCCATCACGCTGTCGCACGGACCTGTCGCTACACTGCAATGGCCGCCCATGACGATGGATTTCATGAAGCCCGCGCCTGATGCGTTCAAGGATATCAAGGCCGGCCAGACCGTCGAATTCGACTTCATCGAGGGAGCCGATGGCTACCTGCTCAAGCGGGTCGTGGTAACGAAGGGCGGCAAGCAATGA
- a CDS encoding efflux RND transporter permease subunit — protein sequence MIARIIRAAIAARVWVLLAAALLAAWGVHSLRTTSLDALPDLSDTQVIIRAQYPGKAPQLVEDQVTYPLTTALLSVPGATSVRGYSFFGDSFVYVLFNDATDLYWARSRVTEYVNQVQARLPAGVRAELGPDGTGVGWVLEYALVDRTGRHDLSQLRALNDWFLKFELKTVRDVAEVASIGGMVRQYQIVLNPDKLRAFGMSHTRVLDAVSQANQESGGSVVEIAETEYMVRSHGYLRSLEDFRNIVLNASEAGTPVLLRDVASVRLGPEMRRGIAELNGQGEVAGGVVIMRSGKNALDTISAVKARLETLKHSLPKGVEIVTTYDRSTLIKASVANLGSKLVEEFVVVAIVCAVFLFHVRSALVAVLTLPLCVLAAFIVMRYQGVNANIMSLGGIAIAVGAATDAALVLVENVHKHLEAHADANATAAPDARTRWEIIARASVEVGPALFFSLLIVTLSFIPVFALEAQEGKLFAPLAYTKTYTLAAAAGLSITLVPVLMGYLIRGRIPKESANPINRLLIKGYRPLLDASLRHPKTTLGIAVIALMLTAIPISRLGGEFLPPLNEGDLLYMPSALPGLSAAKAGELLQQTDRLIKTVPEVATVFGKAGRAETATDPAPMEMFETTIQFKPKDQWRPGMTTEKLVEELDRIVKVPGLSNVWVPPIRNRIDMLSTGIKTPVGIKVSGPDLGQIDKLTTAIEAAVKTVPGVSSALAERLSGGRYIDVSIDRQRAARYGMSVAAIQTMVSTAIGGDNVGEVVDGRQRFPINVRYPQDYRDSVQALRELPVVTARGAQIRLGDVTTIVVMDGPPMIRSENARLSGWVYVDVRGVDLLTAVRAMQERVRDKVALPPGYAIGWSGQFEYLERASERLMTVVPLTLLVIFLLLYLAFRSTAEAVLLMATVPFALVGGFWLVWLLGHAVSVATAVGFIALAGLAAEFGVVMQVYLRNALRSRLDAGRALTSELVLEAITEGALLRVRPKAMTVAVIVAGLLPIMFGSAAGSEVMQRIAAPMVGGMVTAPLLSLFVIPAAWRMLQERRIRKRKNQET from the coding sequence ATGATCGCGCGCATCATCCGCGCCGCGATCGCCGCCCGGGTCTGGGTCCTACTTGCCGCCGCCCTGCTGGCGGCATGGGGCGTCCATTCGCTGCGCACGACCTCGCTCGACGCCCTGCCCGACCTTTCCGACACCCAGGTCATCATTCGCGCCCAGTATCCCGGCAAAGCGCCGCAGCTCGTCGAAGACCAGGTCACGTATCCCCTGACCACCGCCCTGCTGTCGGTGCCCGGGGCGACCTCCGTGCGCGGCTATTCCTTTTTCGGCGACTCCTTCGTCTACGTGCTGTTCAATGACGCGACCGACCTGTACTGGGCGCGTTCGCGCGTGACCGAGTACGTCAACCAGGTGCAAGCCCGTCTTCCCGCAGGCGTGAGGGCCGAGCTGGGTCCCGACGGTACCGGCGTGGGCTGGGTATTAGAGTATGCCCTGGTCGACCGGACCGGGCGACATGACCTCAGCCAGCTGCGCGCACTGAATGACTGGTTCCTGAAGTTCGAGCTGAAGACGGTGCGCGACGTCGCGGAAGTCGCCAGCATCGGCGGCATGGTCCGGCAGTACCAGATCGTCCTCAACCCCGACAAGCTGCGCGCGTTCGGCATGTCCCACACCCGGGTGCTCGATGCGGTTTCACAGGCCAACCAGGAATCCGGAGGCTCCGTCGTCGAAATCGCGGAGACCGAGTACATGGTCCGCTCCCACGGCTACCTCCGTTCCCTGGAGGACTTCCGCAACATCGTCCTGAACGCGAGCGAAGCCGGCACGCCGGTCCTGCTGCGGGACGTCGCCTCGGTGCGTCTGGGGCCGGAGATGCGACGCGGTATCGCCGAGCTCAATGGCCAGGGCGAGGTCGCCGGCGGCGTCGTGATCATGCGGTCCGGGAAGAACGCACTCGACACTATTTCCGCCGTCAAGGCAAGGCTCGAAACGCTCAAGCACTCGCTCCCGAAAGGTGTCGAGATCGTCACGACCTATGACCGCTCGACGCTCATCAAAGCATCAGTCGCCAACCTGGGAAGCAAGCTGGTCGAAGAGTTCGTCGTTGTCGCGATCGTGTGCGCGGTCTTCCTGTTCCACGTTCGCAGCGCACTCGTGGCCGTGCTCACCCTGCCGCTGTGCGTGCTGGCTGCATTCATCGTCATGCGCTACCAGGGCGTGAATGCTAACATCATGTCGCTCGGGGGTATCGCGATTGCCGTAGGCGCCGCCACCGATGCCGCGCTCGTCCTGGTCGAGAACGTGCACAAGCACCTTGAGGCCCATGCGGACGCCAACGCGACCGCGGCGCCTGACGCCAGGACCCGCTGGGAGATCATTGCCCGGGCTTCGGTCGAAGTCGGACCGGCCCTGTTCTTTTCACTGCTGATCGTGACCTTGTCCTTCATTCCGGTGTTCGCGCTCGAAGCCCAGGAAGGCAAGCTGTTCGCCCCGCTTGCCTACACCAAGACCTACACCCTTGCGGCAGCCGCCGGGCTGTCGATCACCCTGGTTCCTGTGCTGATGGGTTACCTCATCCGGGGCAGGATTCCGAAGGAATCCGCCAACCCGATCAACCGCCTGCTCATCAAGGGCTACCGTCCGCTGCTCGACGCCAGTCTCCGCCATCCGAAGACCACCCTGGGCATCGCCGTGATCGCGCTCATGCTAACGGCGATTCCCATTTCGCGCCTTGGTGGTGAGTTCCTGCCGCCCCTGAACGAAGGCGACCTGCTCTACATGCCGTCGGCCCTTCCCGGCCTGTCCGCCGCAAAGGCCGGCGAGCTGCTGCAGCAGACCGATCGGCTGATCAAGACGGTGCCCGAGGTGGCGACAGTCTTCGGCAAGGCGGGCCGTGCGGAGACCGCGACCGACCCGGCGCCGATGGAGATGTTCGAGACCACGATCCAGTTCAAGCCGAAGGACCAGTGGCGCCCTGGCATGACCACGGAAAAACTGGTGGAGGAGCTTGATCGGATCGTCAAGGTACCCGGGCTGTCGAACGTATGGGTGCCGCCGATCCGCAACCGCATCGACATGCTCTCCACCGGTATCAAAACGCCGGTAGGCATCAAGGTGTCCGGGCCGGACCTGGGCCAGATCGACAAGCTGACGACCGCCATCGAGGCCGCCGTCAAGACGGTACCCGGCGTCAGTTCGGCACTCGCGGAGCGGCTCAGCGGCGGCCGCTATATCGACGTCAGCATCGACCGGCAGCGCGCCGCGCGCTACGGGATGAGCGTGGCCGCCATCCAGACGATGGTGTCGACGGCGATCGGTGGCGACAACGTGGGCGAAGTCGTCGACGGGCGGCAGCGCTTCCCGATCAACGTGCGCTATCCGCAGGACTACCGCGATTCGGTGCAGGCCCTGCGCGAGCTGCCGGTCGTCACCGCGCGCGGCGCTCAGATCCGCCTTGGCGACGTAACGACGATTGTCGTGATGGACGGTCCCCCGATGATCCGAAGCGAGAATGCTCGCCTGTCCGGCTGGGTGTATGTCGATGTCCGTGGGGTTGACCTTCTCACCGCCGTTCGTGCGATGCAGGAGCGGGTCCGCGACAAGGTTGCGCTGCCCCCGGGCTATGCGATCGGCTGGTCGGGGCAGTTCGAGTATCTCGAGCGCGCGTCCGAGCGCCTGATGACCGTGGTTCCACTCACCTTGCTGGTAATCTTCCTGCTGCTTTACCTGGCCTTCCGCTCCACGGCGGAAGCGGTACTTCTGATGGCGACAGTGCCGTTCGCACTCGTGGGCGGGTTCTGGCTGGTCTGGCTACTTGGTCACGCGGTATCGGTCGCAACAGCGGTAGGGTTCATCGCGCTTGCAGGGCTGGCGGCGGAATTCGGCGTCGTCATGCAAGTCTATTTGCGTAATGCGCTCCGGAGCCGGCTCGATGCCGGGCGTGCATTGACCAGCGAGCTGGTGTTGGAAGCGATCACGGAAGGTGCGCTCCTGCGGGTACGGCCCAAGGCGATGACGGTCGCCGTCATCGTGGCCGGGCTGCTGCCCATCATGTTCGGAAGCGCGGCCGGCTCCGAGGTCATGCAGCGCATTGCGGCGCCGATGGTGGGCGGGATGGTCACGGCGCCGCTGCTGTCGCTGTTCGTGATTCCTGCCGCCTGGCGGATGCTGCAGGAGCGGCGCATACGTAAAAGGAAGAATCAGGAGACCTAG
- a CDS encoding MerR family transcriptional regulator, with translation MPEKMTISRLSTAAGVNVETVRFYQRSGLIDEPVRPSSGYRTYGDEHVRRIRFVKRAQLLGFTLEEIASLLKLEGSGTCSSTRALAGKKLALVEAKVGDLLAMRTALATMVARCDSEALETSCPIIQALIDD, from the coding sequence ATGCCTGAGAAAATGACGATAAGCCGCTTGTCGACCGCCGCCGGAGTGAACGTCGAGACTGTCCGCTTTTACCAGCGCAGTGGATTGATCGATGAGCCGGTGCGGCCGAGTAGCGGCTACCGCACCTATGGAGACGAACATGTACGCCGGATTCGCTTCGTCAAGCGCGCGCAGCTTCTCGGCTTTACGCTGGAGGAAATTGCGAGCTTGCTGAAACTGGAAGGCTCGGGGACATGTTCGAGCACGCGCGCGCTCGCGGGGAAAAAGCTCGCTTTGGTGGAGGCAAAGGTGGGCGACCTCCTTGCAATGAGGACAGCACTGGCCACTATGGTTGCGCGCTGCGACAGCGAAGCTCTGGAGACGAGCTGTCCGATCATTCAGGCATTGATCGACGACTGA
- a CDS encoding mercuric transporter MerT family protein codes for MGTKGPLVAGALAALGASACCAGPLILLLLGIGGGWASLLIAFEPYSPYLTALTALCLSMAFNSLYLRRRACTPAEACSDDRMLRNQRILFWLVSLPVILLLTFPLYASLFY; via the coding sequence ATGGGAACCAAAGGGCCTTTAGTCGCAGGTGCGCTGGCTGCGCTGGGTGCATCGGCTTGTTGTGCGGGGCCGCTCATCCTGCTATTGCTGGGTATCGGCGGCGGTTGGGCGTCTCTCCTGATTGCGTTCGAACCCTATAGCCCCTATCTCACCGCGCTTACGGCACTGTGCCTCAGCATGGCATTCAATAGCTTGTATCTGCGCCGGCGTGCGTGCACGCCGGCTGAAGCCTGTTCCGATGACCGCATGCTCAGGAATCAACGCATCTTGTTCTGGCTTGTTTCATTGCCGGTCATATTGCTGCTGACCTTTCCCTTGTACGCCTCGCTGTTCTACTAA
- a CDS encoding heavy-metal-associated domain-containing protein, whose translation MRIYNIAIAGLLLTGSAIAGTTQTLTLDVQNMTCATCPITVKMALQQVPGVSDVKIDYERKTATVRIDPDKASAAMLTKATADAGFPSNARK comes from the coding sequence ATGCGCATCTATAACATCGCGATCGCCGGCTTATTGCTGACCGGTTCGGCCATCGCCGGCACAACACAAACCCTCACCCTCGACGTGCAGAACATGACCTGCGCAACTTGCCCGATTACTGTCAAGATGGCGCTACAGCAGGTTCCGGGCGTCAGCGACGTGAAAATCGATTACGAGCGCAAGACGGCCACCGTGCGGATTGACCCCGACAAGGCCAGCGCGGCGATGCTAACGAAGGCGACAGCCGACGCAGGCTTCCCATCGAATGCCAGGAAATAG
- a CDS encoding GDCCVxC domain-containing (seleno)protein → MTKAILESVLTCPHCGHSKEETMPTDACQFYYACEGCEVVLRPKTGDCCVFCSYGTMKCPPIQLDHPPGVRIVVASLGEVKPYRGRAREIA, encoded by the coding sequence ATGACCAAAGCTATCCTGGAGTCGGTCCTGACCTGTCCGCATTGCGGCCACAGCAAAGAGGAAACCATGCCGACTGACGCGTGCCAGTTCTACTACGCATGCGAAGGGTGCGAGGTCGTGCTGCGCCCGAAGACTGGCGACTGCTGCGTCTTTTGCTCGTACGGCACGATGAAGTGCCCGCCGATTCAACTGGACCATCCCCCCGGTGTCAGAATAGTTGTCGCGTCACTTGGTGAAGTAAAACCATACCGGGGACGGGCAAGAGAGATTGCGTGA
- a CDS encoding IS3 family transposase (programmed frameshift), with translation MKQYSAERKEALLRQMMPPQNRLVSELARESGITEQTLYTWRRQLRNQGTAVPGSGKNAEEWTSEDKFAVVLETAALNASELAEYCRRKGLFAEQIAMWRAACMAANASTTQQTRGQLAQSKEDKKRIRQLEKDLQRKEKALAEAAALLILRKKAQANLGGQRGRLISVPDRLSCVELIREAQTAGSRLAPACLELGITLRTFQRWVREGDDAVATDSRPTSVRPEPANKLSEDERAEILAVANSEEFASLPPSQIVPALADRGVYMASESSFYRVLKAASQQHHRGRAKKPSERVVTSHCATGPNQVWSWDITWMPAAVKGQFYYWYMVLDVFSRKIVGHEVHVAESAELASRLMRRASLAEGLAGRSLVLHSDNGSAMKGATMLATLEQLGVAPSFSRPRVSNDNAYAESLFRTCKYRPDYPRKPFGSLEQAQAWTQKFVRWYNQEHKHSGLKFVTPAQRHNGQDAAILKRREQVYDDARNRHPQRWSRGIRNWTLENQVWLNPERIRPEELKRAA, from the exons GTGAAGCAGTATTCAGCAGAACGGAAAGAAGCACTACTACGGCAGATGATGCCGCCGCAGAACAGGTTGGTGTCGGAGCTGGCTCGCGAGAGCGGGATTACCGAGCAGACCCTTTATACTTGGCGCCGTCAACTTCGTAATCAGGGAACAGCGGTGCCGGGTAGTGGGAAAAATGCTGAGGAATGGACCTCGGAAGACAAGTTTGCCGTGGTGTTGGAGACGGCCGCGCTGAACGCCAGCGAGCTGGCCGAGTATTGCCGTCGCAAGGGGTTATTCGCCGAGCAGATCGCCATGTGGCGCGCCGCATGCATGGCCGCCAATGCGAGCACGACGCAGCAGACGCGGGGCCAGCTGGCGCAGTCGAAGGAAGACAAGAAGCGCATCCGGCAGCTGGAGAAGGACTTGCAGCGCAAGGAGAAAGCGCTGGCCGAGGCGGCAGCGCTGTTGATCTTGCGAAAAAAAGCCCAGGCGA ATCTGGGGGGACAAAGAGGAAGACTGATCAGCGTCCCAGATCGCCTGTCGTGTGTCGAGTTGATCCGTGAAGCACAGACAGCGGGCAGTCGCCTTGCGCCAGCCTGCCTCGAGTTGGGCATCACCCTGCGCACATTTCAGCGCTGGGTGCGTGAAGGCGACGATGCCGTGGCCACTGACAGCCGTCCAACCAGTGTGCGTCCAGAACCGGCCAACAAACTGAGCGAGGACGAGCGAGCCGAGATCCTGGCCGTTGCCAACAGCGAGGAATTCGCCAGCCTTCCACCGAGCCAGATCGTGCCGGCGCTGGCCGATCGCGGCGTGTACATGGCGTCGGAGTCGAGCTTCTACCGCGTCTTGAAAGCGGCATCGCAACAGCATCACCGAGGCCGAGCGAAGAAGCCTTCTGAGCGCGTCGTCACGAGCCATTGCGCCACCGGCCCGAACCAGGTATGGAGTTGGGACATAACCTGGATGCCGGCCGCCGTGAAAGGCCAGTTTTACTATTGGTACATGGTGCTCGATGTCTTCAGCCGTAAGATCGTCGGCCATGAAGTGCATGTCGCGGAATCGGCGGAACTGGCGTCACGGCTGATGCGCCGGGCCAGCTTGGCCGAAGGATTGGCAGGCCGTTCCCTGGTGCTCCATTCAGACAATGGCAGTGCCATGAAAGGCGCGACCATGCTGGCCACGCTGGAGCAGTTGGGTGTGGCACCGTCGTTCAGCAGGCCGCGTGTGAGCAACGACAATGCCTACGCCGAGTCGTTGTTCCGTACCTGCAAATACCGTCCGGACTACCCGAGAAAACCATTCGGGAGCCTGGAACAGGCGCAGGCATGGACGCAGAAATTCGTACGTTGGTACAACCAGGAGCACAAGCACAGCGGCCTGAAATTCGTTACACCGGCACAGCGTCACAACGGCCAGGACGCGGCGATCCTGAAACGCCGGGAGCAGGTTTATGACGATGCCCGAAACCGTCACCCGCAGCGCTGGTCGCGGGGCATCAGGAACTGGACACTGGAGAATCAGGTCTGGTTGAATCCGGAACGGATTCGACCAGAAGAATTAAAGCGCGCAGCTTGA